From the Anas platyrhynchos isolate ZD024472 breed Pekin duck chromosome 27, IASCAAS_PekinDuck_T2T, whole genome shotgun sequence genome, one window contains:
- the LOC119713994 gene encoding parathyroid hormone 4: MFPPQRSLQMVTFLAMIFFACFATSQDTENKRAVTEHQLMHDKGRAFQGLKRLMWLYNALGSVHTASSRAISLSDAMWDSQKSQDLYDSIGRGEASSLMKQLFELRGNEQGFPLLKKLDLLQYLKTPKGNWNPQDIFDLLQIKELVRKGNPIIQPQNFSH; the protein is encoded by the exons atgttcCCGCCCCAGAGATCTCTGCAGATGGTTACATTTTtggcaatgattttttttgcctgttttgcGACATCTCAAGACACTGAAAA TAAAAGAGCAGTGACGGAGCATCAGCTCATGCATGACAAAGGGAGGGCATTTCAAGGGCTGAAGCGCCTGATGTGGCTCTACAATGCTCTAGGTAGTGtgcacacagccagcagcagggctatTTCACTTTCAGATGCCATGTGGGATTCACAGAAGAGCCAAGATCTCTATGACAGCATCGGCAGAGGTGAGGCTTCAAGCCTGATGAAGCAGCTGTTTGAACTGAGAGGAAATGAGCAAGGCTTCCCCCTGTTGAAGAAGCTGGATTTGCTGCAGTATCTGAAGACCCCAAAGGGTAATTGGAACCCACAAGACATTTTTGACCTCCTTCAAATCAAAGAGCTGGTCAGAAAGGGAAATCCTATTATCCAGCCACAGAACTTTTCCCACTAG
- the CDKN1A gene encoding cyclin-dependent kinase inhibitor 1 isoform X2: MPLSQSRAGQVPCSSKVCRNLFGPVDHDQLQNDFEDLLRQHLEEARHRWNFNFETETPLEGHFKWERVLLAEQPSQEILNLGKATNSECRSSLAHKVPSKDHLGGSHAEASQQSSEFGRAGSPQHLKRGQATIKDFYSSKRRVVRDKPRL, translated from the exons ATGCCCCTGtcacagagcagggctgggcaggtGCCATGCAGTAGCAAGGTGTGCAGGAACCTCTTTGGCCCTGTGGACCACGACCAGCTTCAGAATGACTTTGAAGATCTGTTGAGGCAACACCTGGAAGAAGCTCGGCACCGCTGGAACTTCAACTTTGAGACAGAGACACCATTGGAAGGACACTTCAAGTGGGAGAGGGTACTCCTGGCTGAGCAGCCTTCCCAGGAGATCCTCAACCTTGGCAAGGCCACCAACAGTGAGTGCAGGAGCTCCTTGGCTCACAAGGTCCCATCTAAGGACCATCTTGGTGGGTCTCATGCTGAGGCGTCTCAGCAAAGCTCAGAGTTTGGCAGGGCTGGTTCTCCACAACACTTGAAACGTGGGCAGGCCACCATTAAAG ACTTCTACAGCTCCAAGCGAAGGGTTGTCCGTGACAAGCCCAGGCTGTGA
- the SRSF3 gene encoding serine/arginine-rich splicing factor 3, whose amino-acid sequence MHRDSCPLDCKVYVGNLGNNGNKTELERAFGYYGPLRSVWVARNPPGFAFVEFEDPRDAADAVRELDGRTLCGCRVRVELSNGEKRSRNRGPPPSWGRRPRDDYRRRSPPPRRRSPRRRSFSRSRSRSLSRDRRRERSLSRERNHKPSRSFSRSRSRSRSNERK is encoded by the exons ATGCATCGTGACTCTTGTCCGCTGGACTGCAAGGTTTATGTGGGTAACCTTGGAAACAATGGCAACAAAACTGAGCTAGAGCGAGCTTTTGGCTACTACGGACCACTGCGCAGTGTATGGGTGGCAAGAAATCCCCCTGGTTTTGCCTTTGTGGAATTTGAAGATCCACGAGATGCAGCTGATGCAGTAAGAGAACTAGATGGAAG AACCCTCTGTGGGTGTCGTGTCAGAGTTGAGCTCTCCAATGGTGAAAAACGGAGTCGGAACCGTGGTCCACCTCCATCCTGGGGCAGACGTCCTCGAGATGACTATCGCAGAAGAAGTCCTCCTCCACGTCGCAG ATCACCACGAAGGAGAAGCTTTTCTCGTAGCCGCAGCAG GTCCCTCTCCAGAgacagaagaagagagagatCACTCTCACGGGAGAGGAATCACAAGCCTTCTCGTTCCTTTTCCAGGTCTCGCAG tcgCTCTAGGTCAAATGAGAGGAAATAA
- the CDKN1A gene encoding cyclin-dependent kinase inhibitor 1 isoform X1: MVVYRSSGLLQSPGLLQQDRKGSGTGSLLAAATMPLSQSRAGQVPCSSKVCRNLFGPVDHDQLQNDFEDLLRQHLEEARHRWNFNFETETPLEGHFKWERVLLAEQPSQEILNLGKATNSECRSSLAHKVPSKDHLGGSHAEASQQSSEFGRAGSPQHLKRGQATIKDFYSSKRRVVRDKPRL; this comes from the exons ATGGTTGTCTATAGATCTTCTGGTCTTCTACAAAGCCCAGGTTTGTTACAGCAGGACAGGAAGGGCTCTGGCACAGGGTCACTGCTGGCAG CTGCCACGATGCCCCTGtcacagagcagggctgggcaggtGCCATGCAGTAGCAAGGTGTGCAGGAACCTCTTTGGCCCTGTGGACCACGACCAGCTTCAGAATGACTTTGAAGATCTGTTGAGGCAACACCTGGAAGAAGCTCGGCACCGCTGGAACTTCAACTTTGAGACAGAGACACCATTGGAAGGACACTTCAAGTGGGAGAGGGTACTCCTGGCTGAGCAGCCTTCCCAGGAGATCCTCAACCTTGGCAAGGCCACCAACAGTGAGTGCAGGAGCTCCTTGGCTCACAAGGTCCCATCTAAGGACCATCTTGGTGGGTCTCATGCTGAGGCGTCTCAGCAAAGCTCAGAGTTTGGCAGGGCTGGTTCTCCACAACACTTGAAACGTGGGCAGGCCACCATTAAAG ACTTCTACAGCTCCAAGCGAAGGGTTGTCCGTGACAAGCCCAGGCTGTGA